The Falco naumanni isolate bFalNau1 chromosome 1, bFalNau1.pat, whole genome shotgun sequence genome window below encodes:
- the ASB5 gene encoding ankyrin repeat and SOCS box protein 5 isoform X3 encodes MSRICNCNWLEVPWGDGDLGSWADRSPLHEAASQGRLLSLKTLLSQGYNVDTLTIDQVTPLHEACLGDHVGCARILLEAGANVNATTIDGVTPLFNACSRGSAACAELLLEYGAKAQWESCLPSPTHEAASRGHSECLEVLISWGIDVDQDLPHLGTPLYVACVSQQIHCIRKLLYAGANVQKGKHLETPLHAAAQHSSTEIVNLLLEFGADINAKNTDFERPVDLAAPSSLVERLLLLHEATPSSLCQLCRLCIRNYIGRARLHLVPQLQLPTILKNFLQYR; translated from the exons ATGAGTAGGATTTGTAATTGCAATTGGCTGGAAGTGCCATGGGGAGATGGAGATTTAG GTTCTTGGGCAGATCGCTCACCTCTGCATGAGGCAGCCAGTCAAGGACGTCTTCTTTCTCTAAAGACTTTATTGTCACAG GGGTACAATGTAGACACACTAACAATTGACCAAGTAACTCCACTTCATGAAGCCTGCCTGGGAGATCACGTAGGATGTGCAAGAATCCTTCTTGAAGCAGGAGCAAAT gTGAATGCTACAACAATTGATGGAGTGACACCTTTATTTAACGCATGCTCGAGAGGCAGCGCGGCGTGCGCCGAGCTCCTGTTGGAGTATGGTGCCAAAGCTCAGTGGGAGTCCTGCCTTCCCTCACCAACTCATGAAGCAGCCAGCAGAG GTCACAGTGAATGTCTGGAGGTACTGATATCCTGGGGCATAGACGTGGATCAAGACCTTCCTCATTTAGGAACACCCCTGTACGTAGCCTGTGTTTCACAGCAGATCCATTGTATTCGAAAGCTTCTTTACGCAG GTGCCAAtgtgcagaaaggaaagcatttggAAACTCCACTccatgctgctgcccagcatTCTAGTACAGAGATCGTAAACCTACTCCTTGAATTTGGGGCAGACATAAATGccaaaaatacagattttgagAGGCCTGTTGATTTAGCTGCTCCAAGCAGTTTAGTGGAGAgactgctcctcctccatgaAG ccACACCATCTTCTCTTTGTCAGCTCTGCCGACTATGTATTCGAAATTACATAGGAAGAGCTAGACTGCATCTTGTCCCACAACTCCAGTTGCCGACAATACTGAAGAATTTCTTGCAGTATAGATAA